One stretch of Nitrospirota bacterium DNA includes these proteins:
- the rbfA gene encoding 30S ribosome-binding factor RbfA yields MAKTGYHRADRVADQIRMEVADILMRKIKDPRVQAVTVTDVKLTSDLRIARVFVTTMGTKDEERNVFVGLEQASGFVRGELGRRLSLRYLPEIVFAKDVSGPRGDRVLQLLDELHVDTEAGGGSSEEKTSS; encoded by the coding sequence GTGGCCAAGACAGGATATCATCGGGCTGATCGTGTGGCCGATCAAATTCGCATGGAAGTGGCCGATATCCTCATGCGGAAGATCAAGGACCCCCGTGTACAAGCCGTGACGGTGACCGACGTCAAGCTGACGAGCGATCTGCGGATCGCTCGCGTGTTTGTTACCACCATGGGCACGAAAGACGAAGAGCGGAACGTCTTTGTCGGGTTGGAGCAAGCCAGCGGATTTGTCCGAGGTGAGCTAGGGCGCCGACTCTCGCTTCGGTATCTGCCGGAAATCGTCTTTGCCAAGGATGTCAGCGGGCCGAGAGGCGATCGCGTGCTGCAGTTGCTGGATGAGCTCCACGTCGATACGGAGGCCGGAGGCGGGTCGTCCGAAGAGAAGACGAGTTCGTAG
- a CDS encoding DUF503 domain-containing protein, translating to MGIIVGLCTVELFIPGSQSLKDKRQVLLSLKDRLREKFNLSVAEVDGQDLWQKAVLGLACVAKKGDTSTKCVTKR from the coding sequence GTGGGTATCATTGTCGGACTCTGTACGGTCGAGCTGTTTATCCCTGGGAGTCAGTCGTTGAAGGATAAGCGGCAGGTGCTGTTGAGTCTCAAGGACCGATTGCGTGAGAAGTTCAATCTCTCCGTCGCTGAGGTTGATGGGCAGGATTTGTGGCAGAAGGCCGTATTGGGGCTGGCCTGCGTGGCCAAGAAGGGCGATACGTCAACCAAGTGTGTGACCAAGCGCTGA
- the infB gene encoding translation initiation factor IF-2 has translation MRVYELAKQLGMENRELIPELKRMGVAVASHSSALEDDVVQKALEKLGSKAKTATKATGKEADAGRGKVVAGVKAGSAQAAPVAEDASKSDKRRILIKRKRDDEPPAEIVASQPAVEAIGSGGTTVDAPVVTPTLAHPIIETPIAPHPELTPMPDLTPAAGVQIALPPVIAVKPAAAPSPDLTAGKKKPLSLEELQAEGLKEKAKKARKPGRTREEEELRLREDAARWQDLRAIPLHQRRDDRSKHVHHSAPGEVTKPRRKGFKFTAGMTVKEFAELIGQRPADIMRKLMDMGQMLTFNQTMNVDAAVIIAEENGIKLDLSTEKVGEELLESVVQTEEDAQLESRPPVVTIMGHVDHGKTSLLDAIRQTKVAEGEAGGITQHIGAYTVAVRGKQVTFLDTPGHEAFTAMRGRGAKITDIVILVVAADDGVMPQTIEAINHARAASVPIIVAINKIDKPGANADRVKNALSEHGLISESWGGDTIMVEVSAKEKTGLDTLLEMILLQSEVLELKADPHRMAKGVVVEAKLERGRGPVATVLVQSGTLRVGDVFVVGVFSGKVRALIAHTGAKVQAAGPSIPVEVAGLPGVPSAGDVFQVVKDERVAREIAEDRAHKQRTTDLSGSAKVTLDDLFAKIKEGSVKELALVIKSDVQGSAEALTASVEKLATAAVKLRVIHSGVGGITESDVLLAAASNAIVIGFNVRPEPKALALAEQQGVDIRQYTIIYDAMTEIKAAMEGLLEPTLKERILGRAEVRQVFTVSKSGVIAGAYVVDGTITRAAVGVRVLRDNVVAYEGKLGSLRRFKDDVREVQQGYECGISVENFNDIKAGDIIEAYAIDKIAAKL, from the coding sequence ATGCGCGTTTACGAATTGGCTAAGCAGCTCGGGATGGAAAACCGTGAACTCATTCCTGAATTGAAGCGGATGGGTGTCGCCGTCGCTTCGCACAGTAGTGCGTTGGAGGACGACGTGGTGCAGAAAGCGTTGGAAAAGCTCGGTTCAAAAGCCAAAACTGCCACAAAAGCAACAGGCAAAGAAGCCGATGCTGGTCGGGGTAAGGTTGTCGCGGGGGTAAAGGCCGGGTCGGCCCAGGCCGCTCCGGTGGCGGAGGATGCCTCTAAGTCCGATAAGCGCCGGATTCTGATTAAGCGCAAGCGGGATGACGAGCCGCCCGCTGAAATCGTGGCTTCCCAGCCCGCAGTTGAAGCGATTGGCAGTGGCGGAACGACCGTCGATGCTCCTGTCGTCACTCCTACGTTGGCCCATCCCATCATTGAGACACCAATCGCTCCGCATCCTGAGTTGACGCCGATGCCGGATCTGACGCCTGCTGCGGGAGTTCAGATTGCTCTGCCTCCAGTTATTGCGGTCAAGCCTGCTGCAGCACCTAGCCCTGACCTGACTGCTGGAAAAAAGAAGCCCCTCTCCCTCGAAGAGTTACAAGCCGAGGGCTTGAAAGAGAAGGCGAAGAAGGCTCGTAAGCCCGGCCGTACTCGGGAAGAAGAAGAGCTTCGACTGCGTGAGGATGCGGCTCGCTGGCAGGATCTTCGTGCCATTCCGTTGCACCAGCGCCGTGACGACCGTAGTAAGCATGTGCATCATAGCGCGCCAGGGGAAGTGACCAAGCCGCGGCGGAAGGGTTTCAAGTTTACGGCTGGTATGACGGTGAAGGAATTCGCCGAACTGATCGGGCAGCGCCCCGCCGACATTATGCGTAAGCTGATGGATATGGGGCAGATGCTCACGTTCAATCAGACGATGAACGTGGATGCGGCTGTGATCATTGCTGAAGAGAACGGGATCAAGCTCGATCTCTCGACGGAGAAGGTCGGAGAGGAATTGTTGGAGTCCGTCGTACAGACGGAGGAAGACGCTCAGCTCGAGTCGCGGCCACCGGTCGTGACGATCATGGGCCATGTCGACCACGGCAAAACGTCGCTGCTCGATGCGATCCGGCAAACAAAAGTGGCGGAAGGTGAGGCCGGTGGGATTACGCAGCATATCGGCGCGTACACCGTGGCGGTTCGCGGGAAACAGGTGACCTTCCTGGATACGCCGGGCCACGAAGCCTTCACGGCGATGCGCGGTCGCGGTGCCAAGATTACCGATATTGTCATCCTGGTCGTGGCGGCGGACGATGGCGTGATGCCGCAAACGATCGAAGCGATCAATCATGCCAGGGCCGCGTCCGTTCCAATCATTGTGGCCATTAATAAAATCGATAAGCCTGGCGCCAATGCAGACCGTGTGAAGAACGCCCTGTCAGAACATGGGTTGATCTCCGAGTCCTGGGGCGGGGATACGATCATGGTCGAGGTTTCAGCCAAAGAAAAGACCGGCTTGGATACGTTGCTGGAGATGATTCTTCTGCAATCTGAAGTGCTGGAGCTCAAGGCTGATCCGCATCGGATGGCCAAGGGTGTTGTGGTGGAAGCCAAGCTGGAACGAGGGCGTGGACCCGTGGCGACCGTGCTGGTCCAGAGCGGGACGCTTCGCGTCGGTGATGTGTTCGTCGTTGGGGTATTTAGCGGAAAAGTTCGGGCACTGATTGCGCACACGGGAGCCAAGGTACAAGCAGCCGGTCCTTCCATCCCTGTCGAAGTGGCCGGGCTCCCTGGTGTGCCTTCGGCGGGCGATGTTTTTCAGGTTGTGAAGGATGAACGGGTCGCGCGCGAGATTGCGGAAGATCGAGCGCATAAGCAGCGAACGACAGATTTGTCCGGGTCAGCGAAGGTCACCCTCGACGACTTGTTTGCCAAGATTAAAGAAGGCTCCGTGAAGGAGCTGGCATTGGTGATTAAGTCCGACGTTCAGGGGTCGGCGGAAGCGCTGACGGCCAGCGTCGAAAAACTGGCAACCGCCGCGGTCAAGTTGCGCGTCATTCACAGCGGCGTGGGCGGGATTACGGAATCCGACGTGTTGCTGGCTGCCGCGTCGAATGCCATCGTGATCGGATTCAATGTCAGGCCGGAGCCGAAGGCGTTGGCCCTAGCCGAGCAGCAAGGCGTCGATATCCGCCAGTACACGATTATTTACGATGCGATGACCGAGATTAAGGCCGCGATGGAAGGGCTGCTCGAACCGACGCTCAAGGAGCGGATCTTGGGACGGGCCGAGGTACGGCAGGTCTTCACGGTGTCCAAGTCCGGAGTCATTGCCGGGGCCTATGTGGTGGATGGCACGATTACCCGTGCGGCGGTCGGAGTTCGGGTGCTTCGCGACAATGTCGTGGCCTACGAAGGGAAGCTCGGGTCGTTGCGCCGCTTTAAGGACGATGTCCGTGAAGTGCAGCAGGGCTACGAATGCGGAATCAGCGTCGAGAATTTCAACGACATCAAGGCTGGGGACATCATCGAAGCCTACGCGATCGATAAGATCGCCGCAAAGCTCTAA
- the nusA gene encoding transcription termination factor NusA, translated as MNRELISVIDELGRSKGIEKSRVIGAIESALQMAAKKRFGQAENIQVEIDSKTGEISVVSKKTIVDVVANPKTEVSLQEARQFDSEAEVGDEIGSVIEMSDLGRIAAQTAKQVIFQKVREAEWEAVQKEYSTRQGDLVNGIILGMERRNYLVDLGKTEAVLPIQEQIPRETYRRGDRVKAMLLEVRRTPKDVQVILTRSHPQFVSKLFELEVPEVLEKIVEIKSIVREPGDRTKIAVTSREKAVDPVGACVGIKGSRVQAVVRELRGEKIDIITWTSDPRVFIAEALNPASIEKVGLDEEKKSALVVVADSQLSLAIGKNGQNVRLAARLTGWKIDIISATEYEKEKAERDNDIKAALAEETEALHQQQEAREQELQARAESESDAG; from the coding sequence ATGAATCGAGAATTGATTTCGGTCATCGACGAACTTGGTCGGTCAAAGGGCATCGAGAAGAGCCGAGTGATCGGGGCGATTGAGTCGGCCCTTCAAATGGCTGCTAAAAAACGTTTCGGGCAGGCTGAGAACATTCAGGTTGAGATCGACTCCAAGACCGGTGAAATCTCCGTCGTGTCGAAGAAGACCATTGTTGATGTGGTCGCCAATCCCAAAACAGAGGTCTCCCTACAGGAAGCTCGCCAGTTCGATAGCGAGGCAGAGGTCGGTGACGAGATCGGGTCGGTCATCGAGATGAGCGACTTGGGACGGATTGCGGCGCAAACTGCCAAGCAAGTGATTTTCCAGAAGGTCCGTGAGGCCGAATGGGAAGCGGTTCAAAAGGAATATTCGACGCGGCAGGGAGATCTGGTCAACGGCATCATTCTCGGGATGGAGCGCCGGAACTACCTGGTGGATTTGGGCAAGACGGAGGCGGTGTTGCCGATTCAGGAGCAGATTCCGCGGGAAACCTATCGCCGTGGCGATCGGGTGAAGGCGATGCTCCTGGAAGTGCGCCGGACGCCAAAAGATGTCCAGGTCATCTTGACGCGCAGTCACCCCCAGTTCGTGTCGAAGCTGTTCGAATTGGAAGTGCCTGAAGTCCTTGAGAAGATCGTCGAGATCAAGTCGATTGTGCGGGAACCTGGCGATCGGACGAAGATTGCCGTGACGTCTCGCGAGAAAGCCGTCGATCCGGTTGGAGCCTGTGTGGGAATCAAGGGGTCGCGGGTTCAAGCCGTCGTCCGCGAGCTGCGCGGAGAAAAAATCGACATCATTACCTGGACCTCCGATCCGCGTGTGTTCATCGCCGAGGCGTTGAATCCGGCAAGTATTGAGAAGGTCGGCCTCGATGAGGAGAAGAAGTCGGCGTTGGTCGTCGTGGCGGATTCTCAGCTGTCGTTAGCGATCGGAAAGAATGGCCAGAACGTGCGATTGGCAGCCCGCCTGACCGGCTGGAAGATCGATATTATCAGCGCGACGGAGTACGAAAAAGAAAAAGCCGAGCGGGATAACGATATCAAGGCGGCATTGGCAGAGGAAACCGAGGCGCTGCATCAGCAACAAGAAGCCCGGGAACAGGAATTACAAGCTCGGGCAGAGTCGGAGTCGGATGCCGGGTAA
- the rimP gene encoding ribosome maturation factor RimP — MIDSKEAGRGVSVKESRPVVDRISEVVSPILWALGLELVDVVCVGQGTRSVVRVYIDKVGGVTVEDCGRAHLEISPALDVADPFPHTYTLEVSSPGLDRAFRRVQDYRRAVGKEVSVKLKQPIDGQWRVVGLLTEVSEQGITVVVSDARPERTVILEFDSIAEARRVVTF; from the coding sequence ATGATTGACTCCAAAGAAGCAGGGCGAGGGGTGTCGGTGAAGGAATCCCGACCAGTCGTCGATCGCATCAGCGAAGTGGTGTCGCCCATCCTGTGGGCCTTGGGGCTAGAATTAGTCGACGTCGTCTGTGTCGGGCAAGGTACGCGGTCAGTCGTTCGCGTGTACATCGATAAGGTGGGCGGCGTCACGGTAGAAGATTGCGGGCGTGCACATCTCGAGATCAGTCCGGCCTTGGATGTGGCTGATCCGTTTCCCCATACTTATACGCTGGAAGTCTCCTCGCCGGGTCTGGATCGGGCCTTCAGGCGGGTTCAGGATTATCGCCGGGCAGTGGGCAAAGAGGTGAGCGTCAAGCTCAAGCAGCCGATCGACGGACAGTGGCGTGTGGTCGGACTGTTGACGGAAGTGAGTGAGCAGGGCATTACGGTCGTGGTGAGCGATGCGCGCCCTGAGCGGACAGTCATTCTTGAGTTCGACTCGATTGCTGAAGCGCGACGCGTCGTCACGTTTTAG
- the dat gene encoding D-amino-acid transaminase, giving the protein MPDVAFVNGSFVPLAEAKISIDDRGFQFGDGVYEVIRTYKGRPFALEAHWARLERSAAALDLTQPYSRIEWTHYVLEGVRRAAYPEAKIYIQLSRGAAPRDHVYPAQVAPTVVMTVREFHPLDKSVPAAGVEAMTIEDIRWGRCDIKSLNLLANVLARQQAKQAHVFEAILVKEGLVTEGAVSNVMVVRGGTVMTAPEGPRILSGVTRAVVLELARNEGLPIHERGISQAELYSADEVFLTGTTVEVLAVVRVDGKAIGDGRPGSITQRLAAGFTRLVG; this is encoded by the coding sequence GTGCCGGATGTCGCGTTCGTCAATGGATCGTTTGTGCCGTTGGCCGAGGCAAAGATCTCGATCGACGATCGAGGCTTTCAGTTCGGCGACGGCGTCTACGAAGTGATCCGCACCTACAAGGGGCGTCCATTCGCACTCGAGGCTCATTGGGCCCGACTCGAGCGTAGTGCTGCGGCGCTTGATCTGACGCAGCCCTATTCCCGCATCGAATGGACCCACTATGTCTTGGAAGGGGTGAGGCGGGCTGCCTATCCTGAAGCCAAAATCTACATTCAGCTGAGCAGGGGCGCCGCTCCCCGCGATCATGTCTATCCGGCGCAAGTGGCGCCCACGGTTGTGATGACAGTTCGCGAATTCCACCCTCTCGACAAGTCGGTGCCGGCCGCCGGTGTGGAGGCCATGACGATCGAGGACATTCGATGGGGGCGTTGCGATATCAAGAGTCTGAATTTATTAGCGAATGTACTCGCACGTCAGCAGGCCAAGCAGGCTCACGTGTTTGAAGCCATTTTGGTCAAAGAGGGCTTGGTGACTGAGGGGGCGGTCAGCAACGTGATGGTGGTTCGTGGAGGAACGGTGATGACGGCTCCGGAAGGACCGCGCATTTTGTCCGGGGTCACGCGGGCCGTCGTGTTGGAGCTGGCCAGAAATGAGGGTCTACCGATTCACGAGCGCGGTATCTCGCAAGCAGAGCTCTATAGTGCCGACGAAGTGTTTCTCACTGGAACCACAGTCGAGGTCCTGGCCGTTGTCCGCGTGGATGGAAAAGCCATTGGGGATGGACGGCCTGGTTCAATCACGCAACGACTTGCCGCAGGCTTTACGAGGCTGGTCGGCTAG
- a CDS encoding protease inhibitor I42 family protein, which translates to MSMTSGSDHDGLKVSDGVKVIETTLERPLQIRLWEDRTRGELWVPTYDSTGLTLLADDYQRIAGNNAVDNGQRTFEFKVMRPGTHRVLFEKRMGWKFTAEDRRVFEVTAPDSSTRRSA; encoded by the coding sequence ATGAGTATGACTTCCGGTTCCGATCATGATGGCCTCAAAGTCTCAGATGGGGTAAAGGTAATTGAGACGACTCTTGAGCGTCCCCTCCAGATTCGTCTCTGGGAGGATAGGACGCGCGGGGAGCTCTGGGTTCCGACCTATGATTCGACGGGGCTGACCCTGTTGGCTGACGACTACCAGCGCATCGCCGGAAACAATGCGGTCGATAATGGGCAGCGGACCTTCGAGTTTAAGGTGATGAGGCCGGGAACCCATCGGGTGTTGTTTGAAAAACGCATGGGGTGGAAGTTTACGGCTGAAGACCGGCGGGTTTTCGAGGTGACGGCTCCCGACTCTTCGACTCGGAGGAGTGCGTAG
- a CDS encoding Rieske 2Fe-2S domain-containing protein has translation MLEGFQSVAQVEELPPGQAKVVTVNKREIALFNIDGAYFAIHNLCPHEGGPLCEGRVKGFVVACPWHDLAFDVRNGQGTDGGGYCVGSYDVRIEGTEICVGPRRKT, from the coding sequence ATGCTAGAAGGGTTTCAGTCCGTTGCCCAGGTTGAAGAGCTCCCGCCAGGACAGGCAAAAGTCGTGACGGTGAACAAGCGCGAGATTGCGCTCTTTAATATTGATGGGGCCTATTTTGCGATCCACAATTTGTGCCCCCATGAGGGCGGCCCCTTGTGTGAAGGGCGGGTCAAAGGCTTTGTCGTGGCCTGTCCCTGGCACGATCTGGCATTCGACGTTCGAAACGGACAAGGGACGGATGGCGGCGGATATTGTGTGGGAAGTTATGACGTGCGGATAGAAGGCACGGAGATTTGTGTCGGGCCCCGGCGGAAAACATAA
- a CDS encoding DUF192 domain-containing protein gives MATIPISDREQKKKRIITLVLMAIFLMSASFFLIDRKDETIIIVSFPNGHVLETEVADTPEKLLFGLAFRETLPANSGMLYIFESTGQNHIWTKAYRFSVDIMWVDESHHVVGLKEDVAPCLEDDCPKFSSSPEVVRYAIQAEAGFIKREGITVGQELKYTLRM, from the coding sequence ATGGCCACCATACCAATAAGCGATCGCGAGCAGAAAAAGAAGCGCATCATCACGCTCGTTCTCATGGCAATTTTCTTGATGAGCGCGTCGTTCTTTCTCATCGATCGGAAAGACGAGACGATCATTATCGTATCGTTTCCGAACGGTCATGTGCTTGAGACGGAAGTTGCGGACACACCGGAGAAGCTGCTCTTCGGTCTTGCTTTCCGAGAGACGTTGCCGGCGAATAGCGGAATGCTTTATATCTTCGAGTCGACCGGACAGAACCATATTTGGACAAAGGCCTATCGGTTTTCAGTGGATATCATGTGGGTCGATGAGAGTCATCACGTCGTGGGGCTCAAGGAAGATGTCGCTCCTTGTCTGGAAGATGACTGCCCCAAATTTAGTTCCTCTCCTGAAGTGGTCCGCTACGCGATTCAAGCAGAGGCAGGCTTCATCAAGCGCGAAGGAATTACCGTGGGGCAGGAGTTGAAATATACACTTCGGATGTAA
- a CDS encoding 4Fe-4S dicluster domain-containing protein, whose protein sequence is MALLITDECISCGACLPECPNEAIFETRSDAEAKGNHVGDGQGVGDSIYIITHDRCTECVGHFDEPQCAAVCPVDNCCIADPLYPETTEVLLDKAKALNPDKAIDPAKIWSGVRN, encoded by the coding sequence ATGGCGCTGCTGATTACTGATGAATGTATCTCCTGTGGGGCCTGCTTGCCCGAATGTCCGAACGAGGCGATTTTTGAAACTCGCAGCGACGCGGAAGCGAAGGGCAATCATGTCGGCGACGGCCAGGGAGTCGGCGATAGTATTTATATCATTACGCACGACCGCTGCACCGAGTGCGTCGGACACTTCGACGAGCCCCAGTGCGCCGCTGTCTGCCCGGTCGATAATTGCTGTATCGCCGATCCGCTCTATCCGGAAACGACGGAAGTCCTTCTTGATAAAGCCAAGGCGCTTAATCCTGATAAGGCCATTGATCCTGCCAAGATCTGGAGTGGCGTGCGCAACTAG
- a CDS encoding fused MFS/spermidine synthase, with translation MSPVNRSVHTPRWFLLVTALVTGAVVMALEILGSRLLAPVFGNSLFVWGALIGVILAAMSGGYAFGGWVSDRYPGAQVLAGLLLFSGAWTFLIAWLGQPVLFAVAKAIEDPRWGPCVAAALLLGPPAFGLSGVLPAMLRLAVLDLEYFGRHTGRMIALSTMGSLAGTWGTAFFFLSWIGSQALVAWLGAIQVGLGLWWLVRGTAARPVVIGLIILCIGGLGAGALSPIQKLKAPVYQEDSPYQQVRIRDDDLFRYLVLDRTFHAVMWKADPIALFLPYSQLMVASLALVPEPKRGLILGHGGGSLAKWVANRWPELELDVVEFDPVVVRMAEEYFSYQPPPQHHIHARDARVFLNSTERTYDFIWVDAFARHMIPFHLTTVEFFAELRAHLSPNGVLAVNLASSGEGGDLLRANAVVQTMRGSFPHVESFAVKGPWKSAQTKSENLIFFAGTPLARHQLAVTADKVNALVEHQRLPFEAIALLSTHRTEPWEVGVVLTDNYAPYDLLIGSTVQEVQPEAVTTH, from the coding sequence ATGAGCCCTGTTAATCGGTCGGTTCATACGCCTCGGTGGTTTCTTCTGGTGACGGCGCTGGTGACCGGAGCCGTGGTCATGGCGCTCGAGATCTTGGGAAGCCGACTCTTAGCTCCCGTGTTCGGAAACTCCCTCTTCGTCTGGGGTGCATTGATTGGAGTTATTCTTGCCGCCATGAGTGGCGGGTATGCCTTTGGCGGCTGGGTTTCCGACCGGTACCCCGGCGCGCAGGTCTTGGCAGGGCTGCTGTTGTTTTCTGGAGCCTGGACCTTTCTGATCGCCTGGCTTGGCCAGCCGGTGCTCTTTGCGGTGGCGAAGGCGATTGAGGATCCCCGGTGGGGCCCCTGTGTCGCCGCGGCCCTGCTCCTCGGCCCGCCAGCCTTTGGTCTGAGCGGCGTCTTGCCGGCTATGTTGCGATTGGCCGTATTAGACCTCGAGTATTTCGGACGGCATACCGGTCGGATGATCGCACTTTCGACCATGGGGAGTTTGGCCGGAACCTGGGGAACGGCCTTTTTCTTTCTCTCCTGGATCGGCAGTCAGGCACTTGTGGCGTGGCTCGGGGCCATTCAGGTGGGGCTAGGTCTCTGGTGGTTGGTCCGTGGGACGGCAGCACGGCCGGTCGTGATCGGCCTCATCATCCTATGTATCGGAGGCCTGGGAGCCGGTGCCTTGTCTCCAATCCAGAAGCTGAAGGCGCCGGTCTATCAGGAAGACAGCCCCTACCAGCAAGTACGAATCCGCGATGACGATCTCTTTCGCTATCTCGTCCTGGACCGGACCTTCCATGCGGTCATGTGGAAGGCGGACCCGATTGCGCTATTTCTTCCCTATAGCCAATTGATGGTTGCGTCGTTGGCCTTGGTGCCAGAGCCGAAGCGAGGGCTGATCCTTGGCCATGGAGGCGGATCGCTGGCGAAGTGGGTCGCCAATCGCTGGCCTGAACTCGAGTTGGATGTGGTCGAGTTCGATCCGGTGGTCGTTCGCATGGCCGAAGAGTATTTTTCCTATCAGCCGCCCCCCCAGCATCACATACATGCCCGTGACGCCAGGGTCTTTCTCAATTCCACGGAGCGGACCTACGACTTCATCTGGGTTGATGCGTTCGCCAGACATATGATTCCGTTTCACCTGACCACGGTGGAGTTCTTTGCGGAGTTGCGGGCCCATCTGTCGCCGAATGGTGTTCTCGCAGTGAATTTGGCCTCATCAGGCGAGGGGGGCGATCTCTTGCGGGCCAATGCAGTCGTGCAGACGATGCGAGGGTCGTTCCCTCACGTCGAGTCTTTTGCGGTCAAGGGGCCCTGGAAGTCCGCTCAGACGAAATCGGAGAATTTGATTTTCTTTGCTGGCACTCCGCTCGCGCGGCACCAGCTTGCTGTCACTGCAGACAAGGTCAATGCATTGGTCGAACACCAGCGCCTCCCGTTCGAAGCGATTGCTCTGCTGAGTACCCATCGCACGGAACCCTGGGAGGTAGGTGTTGTGTTAACCGACAACTATGCGCCCTATGATCTTTTGATCGGATCCACGGTCCAAGAGGTACAGCCCGAGGCAGTGACAACGCACTAA